A part of Halomarina litorea genomic DNA contains:
- a CDS encoding Rieske (2Fe-2S) protein has translation MVWTTRLTAVEGVPENRSYRFTVREADGSEEVVILVTRTDPLCDPEGEDPRPVAAWRNYCQYETDQRLDRGFGAVVRDVLETLVKSREPTRTKGSGGGEIVCPKHGSMLDACSGHCDNGKAAGSTLVGVNVAVEDGVVYLPDRTVEFLHEGGIEDDDGPSSTSHLSL, from the coding sequence CTGGTATGGACGACGCGACTGACGGCGGTCGAGGGCGTCCCCGAGAACAGGTCGTACCGGTTCACCGTACGCGAGGCCGACGGCTCCGAGGAGGTGGTCATCCTCGTCACCCGAACGGACCCGCTCTGCGACCCGGAGGGGGAGGACCCCCGGCCGGTGGCGGCGTGGCGGAACTACTGCCAGTACGAGACCGACCAGCGACTGGACCGCGGGTTCGGGGCGGTAGTGCGCGACGTTCTCGAGACTCTGGTGAAGTCTCGTGAGCCAACCAGAACCAAGGGTTCTGGTGGCGGCGAGATCGTCTGTCCGAAACACGGGTCGATGCTCGACGCCTGTTCGGGGCACTGCGACAACGGGAAGGCGGCGGGGTCCACGCTGGTCGGCGTCAACGTGGCCGTAGAGGACGGTGTGGTCTACCTCCCCGACCGCACCGTCGAGTTCCTCCACGAGGGTGGCATCGAGGACGACGACGGGCCCAGTTCCACCTCGCACCTCTCGCTCTGA
- a CDS encoding TIGR03617 family F420-dependent LLM class oxidoreductase, with protein sequence MSELSIDTHVPGLHDGAADAARRAEKLGFDAVWTSETVEDAVLPLPVVADHTESVDLGTRITLSFTRSPMVLAYQAWALQQFSGGRFVLGMGTQVKGHNERRFSVEWGSPGPRLREVVESIRHIWDVFQAEEPTPLDYDGEFYSFSLMTETFDPGPIDHPDIPIFVAGVNEYNVRLAGELCDGLDMHAFNTPSYTEEVVAPLVREGADRAGRSMDEVTLSASPFVVTGETEAEWEASRREAKRRIAFYGSTRTYHDVLDHHGWKAVGEELHELSKEQRWEEMTDLVTDEMLAAFAIEAEPEELLAEAEATYGDVADRVGLPLEHGEAFMP encoded by the coding sequence ATGTCAGAGCTATCTATCGACACGCACGTCCCCGGGCTGCACGACGGGGCGGCCGACGCCGCCCGGCGCGCCGAGAAACTGGGCTTCGACGCCGTCTGGACCTCCGAGACCGTCGAGGACGCCGTCCTCCCGTTGCCCGTCGTCGCGGACCACACGGAGTCCGTGGACCTCGGCACGCGAATCACGCTCTCGTTCACCCGGTCGCCGATGGTCCTCGCCTATCAGGCGTGGGCCCTCCAGCAGTTCTCCGGCGGGCGGTTCGTCCTCGGGATGGGGACGCAGGTGAAGGGCCACAACGAACGTCGCTTCAGCGTGGAGTGGGGGTCGCCCGGCCCCCGACTGCGCGAGGTGGTGGAGTCCATCCGGCACATCTGGGACGTGTTCCAGGCAGAGGAGCCGACGCCCCTCGACTACGACGGGGAGTTCTACTCCTTCTCGCTGATGACCGAGACGTTCGACCCCGGTCCAATCGACCACCCGGACATCCCCATCTTCGTCGCGGGCGTCAACGAGTACAACGTCCGACTGGCGGGCGAACTCTGCGACGGCCTCGACATGCACGCGTTCAACACCCCCTCGTACACCGAGGAGGTCGTCGCGCCGCTGGTCCGCGAGGGTGCAGACCGGGCGGGCCGGTCGATGGACGAGGTGACGCTCTCGGCCAGTCCGTTCGTCGTCACGGGCGAGACCGAGGCGGAGTGGGAGGCGAGTCGGCGGGAGGCGAAACGCCGCATCGCCTTCTACGGGTCGACGCGCACCTACCACGACGTCCTCGACCACCACGGCTGGAAGGCGGTCGGCGAGGAACTCCACGAACTCTCGAAGGAACAGCGGTGGGAGGAGATGACCGACCTCGTCACCGACGAGATGCTCGCGGCGTTCGCCATCGAGGCCGAACCCGAGGAGTTGCTCGCCGAGGCGGAGGCCACCTACGGCGACGTCGCCGACCGGGTCGGCCTCCCGCTGGAACACGGCGAGGCGTTCATGCCCTGA
- a CDS encoding class I adenylate-forming enzyme family protein yields MRGLTFGHVAEANARKYPDDTCLVTETAVGEEHLTFSEFDGRVNRVAHLLRDRGVGEGDRVAVYSQNNAETLETYLGAMKLGALPVPVNHRFKDEEVGYVVRDSGAGTMVFDREAAPTVEAVREGGETPLDRFFFVGEDVPEYAEDFREAREAASAERVEVVPDRLDDAALMYTSGTTGKPKGCVLTHDNVVQNAVNTVYSSGFEENADNFLVVTPLFHVAAFALFCDTFYTGSAVYLVDEFDPVRVMEVIEEAGITGSFFVPTMSRALLDVEDFESYDLSSFRHYMTGAAPSGRELKETIMESFGADLYDAFGQTEMSPVTTLLLPEDALDKPDSVGKPVINVTLKVVDDAGEEVEQGEIGRAAYKGPTAFREYLGMPEKTEEVFDDEGYFVSSDLVRRDEEGFVYFVGRYDDMIISGGENIHPAEIEEVLHEHEAISEVAVVGVPDEKWGERVKAVVVPREGHEVTTEEVTTFVEARLADFKKPREVVFRDELPRNPTGKVIKARLE; encoded by the coding sequence ATGCGAGGGCTGACCTTCGGTCACGTCGCGGAGGCGAACGCGCGCAAGTACCCCGACGACACCTGTCTGGTCACGGAGACGGCGGTGGGCGAGGAACACCTCACGTTCTCGGAGTTCGACGGGCGGGTGAACCGGGTCGCCCACCTCCTCCGGGACCGGGGGGTGGGAGAGGGCGACCGGGTGGCGGTGTACTCACAGAACAACGCGGAGACGCTGGAGACGTACCTCGGCGCGATGAAACTTGGGGCGCTCCCGGTTCCGGTCAACCACCGCTTCAAGGACGAGGAGGTGGGCTACGTCGTCCGCGACAGCGGCGCGGGGACGATGGTGTTCGACCGCGAGGCCGCCCCGACGGTCGAGGCCGTCCGCGAGGGGGGTGAGACGCCCCTCGACCGGTTCTTCTTCGTCGGCGAGGACGTCCCCGAGTACGCCGAGGACTTCCGGGAGGCACGCGAGGCGGCGTCGGCGGAGCGAGTCGAGGTGGTCCCGGACCGACTGGACGACGCCGCCCTCATGTACACCTCCGGGACGACGGGCAAGCCGAAGGGGTGTGTCCTCACGCACGACAACGTCGTCCAGAACGCGGTCAACACCGTGTACAGTTCGGGCTTCGAGGAGAACGCCGACAACTTCCTCGTCGTCACGCCCCTGTTCCACGTCGCGGCGTTCGCGCTGTTCTGCGATACGTTCTACACCGGGTCCGCGGTCTACCTCGTGGACGAGTTCGACCCGGTCCGGGTGATGGAGGTCATCGAGGAGGCCGGGATCACGGGTTCGTTCTTCGTGCCGACGATGAGTCGCGCCCTCCTCGACGTCGAGGACTTCGAGTCCTACGACCTCTCGTCGTTCCGCCACTACATGACGGGCGCGGCCCCCTCGGGGCGCGAACTCAAGGAGACCATCATGGAGTCGTTCGGCGCGGACCTCTACGACGCCTTCGGGCAGACGGAGATGTCGCCCGTCACCACTCTGTTACTCCCCGAGGACGCCCTCGACAAACCCGACAGCGTCGGCAAACCCGTCATCAACGTGACGCTGAAGGTGGTCGACGACGCGGGCGAGGAGGTCGAACAGGGCGAAATCGGGCGGGCGGCGTACAAGGGTCCCACCGCCTTCCGGGAGTATCTGGGGATGCCCGAGAAAACTGAAGAAGTGTTCGACGACGAGGGGTACTTCGTCTCCTCGGACCTCGTGCGCAGAGACGAGGAGGGGTTCGTCTACTTCGTGGGGCGCTACGACGACATGATCATCTCCGGCGGCGAGAACATCCATCCCGCCGAAATCGAGGAGGTTCTCCACGAACACGAGGCCATCTCGGAGGTGGCGGTGGTGGGTGTGCCCGACGAGAAGTGGGGCGAACGCGTCAAGGCCGTCGTCGTCCCCCGAGAGGGCCACGAGGTCACCACCGAGGAGGTGACGACATTCGTGGAGGCGCGCCTCGCGGACTTCAAGAAGCCCCGCGAGGTCGTGTTCCGCGACGAACTCCCCCGTAATCCCACCGGCAAGGTCATCAAGGCGCGACTGGAGTGA